Proteins found in one Gordonia sp. PDNC005 genomic segment:
- a CDS encoding phosphonatase-like hydrolase: MIELAAFDIAGTTVDDGGAVYEALRTCVTELGATVSDTNLSHWMGTDKVTAIENLARLGGVTIGRDEALGAFARFQELLAERYRADPPRAIAGVEELIARLRGAGVKVALTTGFDRAVVNPLLASLGWSQGRGDGVVLDAVITTDDVPAGRPAPYMIFRAMEATGVVSVASVLAAGDTAVDVQAANNAGAISVGVLTGQTPAEVLEGNGADHVVESVVRVATLPGVLD; the protein is encoded by the coding sequence ATGATTGAACTCGCCGCATTCGACATCGCAGGCACGACGGTCGACGACGGCGGCGCCGTGTACGAAGCGCTGCGCACGTGTGTCACCGAGTTGGGCGCAACCGTGTCCGATACGAACCTCTCTCATTGGATGGGCACCGACAAGGTGACCGCGATCGAGAACCTGGCCCGTCTGGGGGGCGTCACCATCGGACGCGACGAGGCGCTCGGTGCGTTCGCCCGCTTCCAGGAACTCCTTGCCGAGCGCTACCGCGCCGATCCGCCGCGGGCGATCGCGGGAGTTGAAGAACTCATCGCCCGACTGCGTGGTGCGGGCGTGAAAGTCGCTCTGACCACCGGTTTCGACCGTGCTGTTGTCAACCCGCTGTTGGCGTCGCTCGGCTGGTCACAGGGGCGCGGCGACGGTGTTGTGCTCGACGCCGTCATCACGACGGACGATGTGCCCGCCGGACGCCCGGCTCCGTACATGATCTTCCGCGCCATGGAGGCCACCGGCGTGGTCTCGGTGGCCTCGGTTCTCGCGGCGGGCGACACCGCAGTCGACGTCCAGGCCGCCAATAACGCCGGGGCGATCTCCGTCGGAGTGCTGACCGGTCAGACGCCTGCCGAAGTGCTCGAGGGGAACGGCGCCGACCACGTGGTGGAAAGCGTCGTGCGAGTTGCCACTCTGCCCGGCGTCCTCGACTGA